In Mastacembelus armatus chromosome 4, fMasArm1.2, whole genome shotgun sequence, the following are encoded in one genomic region:
- the clcc1 gene encoding chloride channel CLIC-like protein 1 isoform X1 — translation MLLVVLVQSLALAALGQEVGNDWVDPYDMLNYDASTKSMRKPTETVNYNNVGTKRRQYTQDSSPPELESCSSQVADLQRLIEEKEKKIVLISQQPTCNPVFKRFLSRLMKEIEKNGLPSHSSDGFYDATIRLSKQAMTEIQTLLEGEDSWRTGALDNAISEILVNLRKHDYEAWKWRFEDTFGVELDTLLKMGLFVLVTVAIICTELWSKVSWFMQFKRMFAVSFFISIVWNWFYLYKIAFAEHQNNIVKMNSLYEKCTGIKKIDWSDSLKEWFRSTWTLQDDPCQKYHEVLVVNPFLLVPPTKAISVTITTFITEPLKHLGQGISEFLRALLKDLPVTLQIPVLLTIVLAIVVFMYGSVQAAFQHGITAPFRRPRRDPHPPELEQPQPQLQRIGDGDHLAAGDAPQLGQIHQAHNERLQRNQVHQRRSNRPREEPARMVVETLRTADPAYSEDEVDTARHEVEQNLSNSENKQETQEELAEVQASSVATNTDQTKAKPTELDSNQSKDKPLNEKHSEDQPSEDSVAPRSQPERTRHSQTDVQTLVASVEDKTSSTLAPCLETVGFPVQETRPAE, via the exons ACTGTAAATTATAACAATGTGGGGACCAAAAGAAGACAGTACACTCAGGACTCCAGTCCGCCTGAGCTGGAGTCGTGTAGCAGCCAAGTGGCGGATCTGCAGAGACTG attgaagagaaagagaagaagattGTGCTCATTTCTCAGCAGCCTACATGCAATCCAGTGTTCAAGAGATTCCTCAGCAGACTCatgaaagaaatagaaaaaaatggttTG CCCAGTCACTCCTCAGATGGCTTCTATGATGCCACAATCAGACTGTCGAAACAGGCCATGACAGAGATTCAGACCCTACTTGAAGGTGAGGACAGCTGGAGAACAGGGGCTCTGGACAATGCGATCAGTGAGATACTGGTAAATCTTAGAAAACATGACTATGAAGCTTGGAAGTGGCGTTTTGAAGACACCTTTGGCGTGGAGCTTGACACCCTGTTAAAA atgGGATTGTTTGTTCTGGTCACTGTGGCCATCATCTGCACTGAGCTGTGGTCAAAGGTCTCCTGGTTCATGCAGTTCAAGAGaatgtttgctgtttctttcttcatcAGTATTGTCTGGAACTGGTTTTACCTGTACAAG attGCCTTTGCTGAGCACCAAAACAATATAGTGAAGATGAACAGTCTCTATGAAAAATGCACTGGAATTAAGAAAATTGACTGGAGCGATAGTCTGAAGG AGTGGTTCAGAAGCACCTGGACTCTTCAGGATGACCCTTGTCAGAAGTACCATGAAGTCCTTGTGGTCAATCCATTTCTGCTGGTACCTCCAACCAAG GCAATCTCAGTTACCATCACAACCTTCATCACAGAGCCACTGAAGCATCTTGGCCAGGGAATCAGTGAGTTTCTTCGAGCCCTCCTCAAAGATCTGCCAGTTACCTTGCAGATCCCAGTTCTCCTCACTATCGTGCTCGCTATTGTG GTGTTCATGTATGGAAGTGTGCAGGCAGCCTTCCAGCATGGCATCACTGCACCATTTCGACGCCCACGAAGGGATCCACATCCTCCAGAGCTCGAGCAGCCACAGCCTCAATTACAGAGGATTGGGGATGGTGACCATTTAGCAGCAGGAGACGCACCACAACTAGGGCAAATTCACCAAGCCCATAATGAGAGATTACAAAGGAACCAGGTTCATCAGAGGCGGTCCAACAGACCCAGAGAAGAACCAGCCCGGATGGTTGTGGAGACTCTACGAACTGCTGATCCTGCTTACAGTGAGGACGAGGTAGACACTGCGCGGCATGAGGTAGAGCAGAATCTCTCAAATTCAGAAAATAAGCAGGAGACACAAGAGGAGCTAGCAGAAGTGCAAGCTAGCAGTGTTGCTACTAACACAGACCAAACAAAAGCTAAACCCACTGAACTGGATTCTAATCAGTCAAAAGATAAACCTTTGAACGAGAAGCATTCTGAAGATCAGCCCAGCGAAGACAGTGTGGCACCCAGATCTCAGCCAGAAAGGACACGCCATTCACAAACTGATGTTCAG ACCCTGGTGGCATCAGTTGAAGACAAGACCTCCTCTACCTTGGCACCATGTTTGGAAACTGTTGGGTTTCCTGTTCAGGAGACAAGACCAGCCGAGTAG
- the clcc1 gene encoding chloride channel CLIC-like protein 1 isoform X2 codes for MLLVVLVQSLALAALGQEVGNDWVDPYDMLNYDASTKSMRKPTETVNYNNVGTKRRQYTQDSSPPELESCSSQVADLQRLIEEKEKKIVLISQQPTCNPVFKRFLSRLMKEIEKNGLPSHSSDGFYDATIRLSKQAMTEIQTLLEGEDSWRTGALDNAISEILVNLRKHDYEAWKWRFEDTFGVELDTLLKMGLFVLVTVAIICTELWSKVSWFMQFKRMFAVSFFISIVWNWFYLYKIAFAEHQNNIVKMNSLYEKCTGIKKIDWSDSLKEWFRSTWTLQDDPCQKYHEVLVVNPFLLVPPTKAISVTITTFITEPLKHLGQGISEFLRALLKDLPVTLQIPVLLTIVLAIVVFMYGSVQAAFQHGITAPFRRPRRDPHPPELEQPQPQLQRIGDGDHLAAGDAPQLGQIHQAHNERLQRNQVHQRRSNRPREEPARMVVETLRTADPAYSEDEVDTARHEVEQNLSNSENKQETQEELAEVQASSVATNTDQTKAKPTELDSNQSKDKPLNEKHSEDQPSEDSVAPRSQPERTRHSQTDVQETEEGSTPIPLSSVYFVSKLQGIYCAFDIESQ; via the exons ACTGTAAATTATAACAATGTGGGGACCAAAAGAAGACAGTACACTCAGGACTCCAGTCCGCCTGAGCTGGAGTCGTGTAGCAGCCAAGTGGCGGATCTGCAGAGACTG attgaagagaaagagaagaagattGTGCTCATTTCTCAGCAGCCTACATGCAATCCAGTGTTCAAGAGATTCCTCAGCAGACTCatgaaagaaatagaaaaaaatggttTG CCCAGTCACTCCTCAGATGGCTTCTATGATGCCACAATCAGACTGTCGAAACAGGCCATGACAGAGATTCAGACCCTACTTGAAGGTGAGGACAGCTGGAGAACAGGGGCTCTGGACAATGCGATCAGTGAGATACTGGTAAATCTTAGAAAACATGACTATGAAGCTTGGAAGTGGCGTTTTGAAGACACCTTTGGCGTGGAGCTTGACACCCTGTTAAAA atgGGATTGTTTGTTCTGGTCACTGTGGCCATCATCTGCACTGAGCTGTGGTCAAAGGTCTCCTGGTTCATGCAGTTCAAGAGaatgtttgctgtttctttcttcatcAGTATTGTCTGGAACTGGTTTTACCTGTACAAG attGCCTTTGCTGAGCACCAAAACAATATAGTGAAGATGAACAGTCTCTATGAAAAATGCACTGGAATTAAGAAAATTGACTGGAGCGATAGTCTGAAGG AGTGGTTCAGAAGCACCTGGACTCTTCAGGATGACCCTTGTCAGAAGTACCATGAAGTCCTTGTGGTCAATCCATTTCTGCTGGTACCTCCAACCAAG GCAATCTCAGTTACCATCACAACCTTCATCACAGAGCCACTGAAGCATCTTGGCCAGGGAATCAGTGAGTTTCTTCGAGCCCTCCTCAAAGATCTGCCAGTTACCTTGCAGATCCCAGTTCTCCTCACTATCGTGCTCGCTATTGTG GTGTTCATGTATGGAAGTGTGCAGGCAGCCTTCCAGCATGGCATCACTGCACCATTTCGACGCCCACGAAGGGATCCACATCCTCCAGAGCTCGAGCAGCCACAGCCTCAATTACAGAGGATTGGGGATGGTGACCATTTAGCAGCAGGAGACGCACCACAACTAGGGCAAATTCACCAAGCCCATAATGAGAGATTACAAAGGAACCAGGTTCATCAGAGGCGGTCCAACAGACCCAGAGAAGAACCAGCCCGGATGGTTGTGGAGACTCTACGAACTGCTGATCCTGCTTACAGTGAGGACGAGGTAGACACTGCGCGGCATGAGGTAGAGCAGAATCTCTCAAATTCAGAAAATAAGCAGGAGACACAAGAGGAGCTAGCAGAAGTGCAAGCTAGCAGTGTTGCTACTAACACAGACCAAACAAAAGCTAAACCCACTGAACTGGATTCTAATCAGTCAAAAGATAAACCTTTGAACGAGAAGCATTCTGAAGATCAGCCCAGCGAAGACAGTGTGGCACCCAGATCTCAGCCAGAAAGGACACGCCATTCACAAACTGATGTTCAG GAAACAGAGGAGGGGTCCACCCCCATCCCTTTGAGCAGTGTGTACTttgtaagcaaactgcaggggatctaTTGTGCGTTTGACATCGAGTCTCAGTAG